From bacterium, one genomic window encodes:
- a CDS encoding molybdopterin cofactor-binding domain-containing protein, translated as MSELDRREFLEIAGSGIFVFISAMFLPQTAPAQEPTRLPLRLEYPKDWSAYLRVGADGRVTCFVGKVEMGQGAMTALPQLVAEELDVPLSSVEIVMGDTELCPWDIGTFGSLTIRQFGPVLRAAAAEARAVLLELASERLEAPAERLQVQEGVVFDTARPQNKVTYSELAGGRRVERSIKVAPEPRKAGFKVIGTSAPRRDALAKVTGAAEYAGDMRLPGMMHARILRPPAHGLKLKSVETSGAESIPGVRVVREGEMVAVLHERPDLADKALGLVKARFQGPTMAVDDTTIFDHIETHAPEARLVAQSGDLEEGKRKASQVFTERYLNSYVAHAPIETHSALAKIQDGRVTVWASTQAPFIVRTQVAQALGLEPSKVRVITPFVGGGFGGKTMAPQAVEAARLARIIGRPVQVVWDRAEEFFFDTFRPASVVKIRSGLTKENEIAFWDYEVICAGDREAKQFYDVEHQRTVARGGWQGSQPEGLHPFGVGPWRAPSVNTNTFARESHIDIMASKAGIDPLEFRLSHLSDRRMVRVLKAAAQAFGWVPGSAPSGRGVGVACALYLGTYVATMAELQVEKPSGRVKVKRVVCAQDMGLVVNPEGARQQMEGCITMGLGYALSEEVKFKGGQVLTKNFDSYEIPRFSWLPKIETVIVEAPEEPAQGCGEPPIVCMGAVLANAIFDQTGARVKQLPMTPERIKRAMAKT; from the coding sequence ATGAGTGAGCTTGACCGCCGAGAATTCCTTGAGATCGCTGGCTCTGGGATCTTCGTTTTCATATCTGCCATGTTTCTCCCCCAAACTGCCCCAGCCCAAGAGCCAACCAGGCTTCCCTTGCGACTCGAATACCCCAAGGACTGGAGTGCGTACCTGCGTGTTGGGGCCGACGGCAGGGTCACGTGCTTTGTGGGCAAGGTGGAGATGGGCCAGGGGGCAATGACCGCTTTGCCGCAACTGGTTGCAGAGGAGCTGGATGTGCCACTTTCCTCGGTGGAGATCGTGATGGGCGACACTGAGCTTTGCCCCTGGGACATAGGCACCTTCGGATCCCTCACAATAAGACAGTTCGGCCCTGTGCTTAGGGCAGCGGCCGCTGAGGCCAGGGCCGTTTTGCTTGAGCTTGCCTCGGAAAGGCTCGAAGCACCGGCCGAGCGGCTTCAAGTGCAAGAAGGGGTGGTCTTTGACACTGCTCGGCCGCAAAACAAGGTGACCTATTCAGAGCTCGCAGGTGGAAGGCGCGTTGAAAGGAGCATCAAAGTAGCTCCGGAACCCAGGAAGGCAGGTTTCAAGGTCATAGGGACCTCTGCCCCCAGAAGAGATGCCCTGGCCAAGGTGACAGGGGCTGCCGAGTATGCAGGGGATATGAGGCTTCCCGGTATGATGCACGCAAGGATCCTGAGGCCCCCTGCCCACGGCCTCAAACTCAAATCAGTTGAAACATCTGGGGCAGAGTCTATACCGGGGGTGAGAGTCGTGAGGGAAGGCGAGATGGTTGCCGTGCTTCACGAGCGGCCTGATTTGGCAGACAAGGCCCTGGGTCTTGTCAAGGCCAGGTTCCAAGGCCCGACCATGGCGGTAGATGACACCACGATCTTTGATCATATTGAAACACATGCCCCCGAGGCCCGTCTCGTGGCTCAAAGCGGTGATCTGGAAGAGGGCAAGAGGAAGGCATCCCAGGTGTTCACTGAGAGATATCTTAACAGCTACGTGGCCCACGCACCCATAGAGACCCACTCGGCATTGGCAAAGATCCAAGACGGGCGGGTCACGGTGTGGGCATCCACCCAGGCTCCCTTCATAGTACGAACACAGGTGGCCCAGGCACTCGGGCTTGAGCCGTCAAAGGTTAGGGTGATCACCCCATTTGTGGGAGGCGGCTTTGGGGGGAAAACAATGGCCCCTCAGGCCGTTGAGGCCGCCAGGCTGGCAAGAATAATAGGCAGGCCTGTGCAGGTGGTTTGGGACAGGGCCGAGGAGTTCTTTTTTGATACATTTCGGCCTGCCTCGGTGGTAAAGATACGATCCGGGCTGACCAAGGAGAATGAAATTGCCTTTTGGGACTACGAGGTCATATGCGCCGGGGATCGCGAGGCCAAGCAGTTCTACGATGTGGAGCACCAGCGCACAGTTGCCCGTGGCGGTTGGCAGGGAAGCCAGCCAGAAGGGCTCCATCCCTTTGGTGTGGGGCCGTGGCGGGCGCCCTCTGTAAACACCAACACCTTTGCCCGCGAATCGCACATAGACATTATGGCATCAAAGGCAGGAATTGACCCTTTGGAGTTTCGCCTGTCGCATCTAAGCGACAGGCGTATGGTGAGGGTCCTTAAGGCAGCAGCCCAGGCCTTCGGTTGGGTGCCTGGATCTGCACCAAGCGGCCGTGGGGTGGGAGTTGCCTGTGCCCTTTACCTTGGCACCTATGTTGCGACCATGGCCGAGCTCCAGGTGGAAAAACCAAGTGGCAGGGTAAAGGTCAAGAGGGTTGTTTGCGCCCAGGACATGGGGCTTGTGGTAAACCCCGAGGGCGCACGCCAGCAGATGGAAGGCTGCATCACCATGGGGCTGGGCTATGCGCTGAGCGAGGAGGTGAAGTTCAAAGGGGGTCAGGTGCTGACCAAGAATTTTGATAGCTATGAGATCCCGCGCTTCTCTTGGCTTCCCAAGATAGAGACAGTCATCGTGGAAGCACCGGAAGAGCCTGCCCAGGGCTGCGGTGAGCCGCCCATTGTGTGCATGGGCGCGGTCCTGGCAAATGCCATCTTTGATCAGACAGGGGCCAGGGTAAAACAGCTTCCCATGACTCCAGAGAGGATAAAAAGGGCCATGGCAAAGACATAG
- a CDS encoding MASE3 domain-containing protein, which produces MPPPSTLKLDFFLGAGFSSQLIVRAGSPHSQRKIVFGQAPSLIAVPSEKDGGLDMSSSDLPSGRVLDIRIAQIAVSLPVIAFLCALSFFNYLLFHSLVEMFSVVVGALIFVLAWTTKSYMSNHYLLFIGISYLFVGLIDLFHTLAYKGMGVFTAITANEPTQLWILARYMESLSLVIAPTYARKRVPFIPWVIVYGALTLSGLLLIFQWKIFPDCYVEGKGLTPFKIVSEYVICGLVFMAGLRLLRIQAILDLKVFRLLLAAMAATVIAELAFTFYVSVYGLSNMVGHLFKLLSFLLVFEGLVRTGIRDPFALLFRQLKQEKKELEVALREIKTLKGLLPLCAFCKKIRDDEGYWHNLETYIPSKTDAQFSHGVCPDCLQKHYPDLAHDILKDLEAKKTVSDG; this is translated from the coding sequence GTGCCTCCCCCTTCAACCCTAAAACTGGATTTCTTCCTGGGAGCGGGGTTCTCCAGTCAGCTGATTGTGCGGGCGGGGAGCCCGCACTCCCAACGAAAAATCGTTTTCGGGCAAGCTCCTAGCCTGATCGCCGTTCCATCAGAAAAGGATGGAGGTTTAGACATGAGTTCTTCGGATCTCCCCTCGGGCCGTGTCTTGGATATACGGATTGCCCAAATCGCCGTCAGCCTACCGGTGATTGCCTTTTTGTGCGCTCTCAGCTTCTTCAATTACCTCCTGTTTCATTCCCTCGTGGAGATGTTCAGCGTGGTGGTGGGTGCTCTCATTTTCGTATTGGCTTGGACTACAAAATCTTACATGAGCAACCATTACCTGCTCTTCATAGGGATCAGCTATCTGTTTGTAGGACTGATCGACCTCTTTCACACCCTCGCTTACAAGGGAATGGGGGTGTTCACCGCCATCACGGCCAACGAACCCACTCAGCTGTGGATCCTGGCCCGCTATATGGAAAGTCTTTCCCTTGTCATCGCTCCCACCTATGCACGCAAAAGGGTCCCCTTCATCCCTTGGGTTATTGTCTACGGAGCACTCACATTAAGTGGGCTGTTGCTAATCTTTCAATGGAAGATATTCCCCGACTGTTATGTGGAGGGAAAGGGGCTCACACCTTTCAAGATCGTCAGTGAGTACGTGATCTGTGGCCTAGTCTTCATGGCTGGTTTACGCCTCCTTCGTATTCAGGCCATCTTAGACTTGAAAGTTTTCCGACTGCTTTTGGCCGCCATGGCTGCCACGGTAATCGCCGAACTGGCCTTTACTTTCTATGTCAGCGTTTACGGACTTTCTAATATGGTAGGACACCTTTTTAAGCTCCTATCATTCCTCTTGGTTTTCGAGGGCTTGGTGCGCACCGGCATTCGGGATCCTTTCGCCCTCCTCTTTCGCCAACTCAAGCAGGAAAAGAAAGAGCTGGAAGTGGCTCTGAGGGAAATAAAAACTCTGAAGGGACTTCTCCCCCTGTGTGCTTTCTGCAAGAAGATCCGGGACGATGAAGGCTATTGGCACAATCTTGAAACTTATATTCCATCAAAAACCGATGCTCAATTTTCACACGGCGTCTGCCCAGATTGTTTGCAAAAGCATTATCCGGACCTTGCCCACGATATCCTAAAGGATCTCGAAGCAAAAAAAACCGTTTCGGATGGATGA